One Serratia liquefaciens genomic window, GGACGCGGGTTCTGTTCGCTTTGTCCGCAATCTCGTCTTTTTTATAAAATCATTATTAATCAATAAATTAACTAAAATCAAGCGGCCGATGTATTGATGAAGTTCCTATGTATGATTTTTCGCCACAGTGCTATCAATAAGTTAATTCGTGGCGGATTTTGGGGATAAATCTGTTATTGACAATAAAAATGTCACGCCGCTGTAACCCTGGCGGTGCATTCGGCCTGATTTGGCGCACGCTAAAGCGACGAACCGCTTGAAGCTGGTTTTATATCCAGTATCATAGGCACTGGCGAAAATCGCCGTGGCTTTCCATAATTAGAGGCCATTCACCGAGCAACAGCTCCATGGCCGCCCGAGCGCGCGCCTCTCCGCCAGGCAGGGGCGCTGCATGCTGCGCCCGCCCACTACGACAGCCGGTAGCAACGCGGCAATTTGAAAGACGAAGGGTCTATGAGTAAAGTTTTCAAACTGCATTCCGAATTCAAACCGGCCGGCGATCAGCCGGAAGCCATCCGCAAGCTGGAAGAGGGCCTGGAGGATGGCCTGGCGCACCAAACGCTGCTCGGCGTGACCGGGTCGGGCAAGACATTTACCGTCGCCAATGTGATTGCCGATCTCAACCGGCCCACCATGGTGCTGGCGCCCAACAAAACCTTGGCGGCGCAGCTGTATGGCGAGATGAAAGAGTTCTTTCCCGATAATGCGGTCGAGTATTTCGTTTCTTACTACGACTACTACCAGCCGGAAGCCTACGTCCCCAGCTCCGACACCTTTATCGAAAAAGACGCCTCGGTGAACGAACACATCGAGCAGATGCGCCTTTCCGCAACCAAAGCACTGCTGGAACGTCGTGACGTGATAGTGGTGGCCTCGGTCTCGGCGATTTACGGCCTGGGCGATCCGGATCTGTACCTGAAGATGATGTTGCACCTGACCAAAGGCATGATCATCGATCAGCGGGCGATCCTGCGCCGTTTGGCGGAGCTGCAATATAGCCGCAACGATCAGGCCTTCCAGCGCGCGACATTCCGCGTGCGCGGTGAGGTGATCGACGTCTACCCTGCGGAATCAGACGAACTGGCGCTGCGCATAGAGCTGTTTGACGAAGAGGTCGAAAGGCTTTCGCTGTTTGATCCGCTGACCGGCCAGATCGAACAAGAAGTGCAGCGTTTTACCATTTACCCCAAATCGCACTATGTGACGCCGCGCGAGCGGATCCTGCAGGCGATGGAAGAGATCAAGGTGGATCTGGCCGAGCGGCGCAAGGTACTGCTGGCCAACAACAAGCTGCTGGAAGAACAGCGTCTGACGCAGCGCACCCAGTTTGATCTGGAGATGATGAACGAACTGGGTTACTGCTCCGGCATTGAAAACTATTCGCGCTACCTGTCCGGGCGCGGCGAGGGTGAGCCACCGCCGACGCTGTTCGACTATTTGCCGGCGGATGGCCTGTTGGTGGTCGACGAGTCCCACGTGACCATTCCGCAAATCGGCGGCATGTACAAGGGCGACCGTTCACGCAAGGAAACGTTGGTGGAATACGGCTTCCGCCTGCCGTCGGCGCTGGACAACCGGCCGCTGCGCTTTGAAGAGTTCGAAGCGCTGGCGCCGCAGACCATCTACGTGTCTGCCACGCCGGGCAAATACGAGCTGGAAAAATCCGGTGGCGACATTATCGATCAGGTCGTGCGCCCTACCGGGCTACTGGATCCGCAAATTGAAGTGCGGCCGGTGACCACCCAGGTGGACGATCTGCTTTCCGAAATTCGCAAGCGGGTGGCGATCAACGAACGTGTGCTGGTCACCACGCTGACCAAACGCATGGCGGAAGATCTGACCGAATACCTGGAAGAGCACGGCGAACGCGTGCGCTACCTGCACTCGGACATCGATACCGTGGAACGGGTCGAAATCATTCGTGACCTGCGCCTGGGCGAGTTTGACGTGCTGGTGGGTATCAACCTGTTGCGTGAAGGGCTGGACATGCCAGAGGTGTCGCTGGTGGCGATTTTGGACGCGGATAAAGAGGGCTTCCTGCGCTCCGAACGTTCATTGATTCAGACCATTGGCCGTGCGGCGCGTAACCTCAACGGTAAAGCGATCCTTTACGGTGACAAAATTACCGACTCGATGGCCAGAGCGATTAGCGAGACCGAGCGTCGCCGTGCCAAACAGCAGGCGTTCAACGAAGAAAACGGTATTGTGCCGCAGGGCCTGAACAAGAAAATTTCCGATATTTTGCAGTTGGGCAAGCCGGGTCCGCGCAGCAAGGGCAAAGGCAAGGGCAGAGCTGCGGAAAGTGCCGCTCAGTACCAAAACCTTACGCCGAAAGCGCTGGATCAGAAAATCCGCGAGCTGGAAGCGCAAATGTATACCCACGCCCAGAACCTGGAGTTCGAGCAGGCGGCGGGCTTGCGTGATGAAATCCATCAGCTGCGTGAGCAGTTTATTGCCATTTCATAACCTACTGGCGCGCTGCAGAGCGCGGCGCCGCCAAAACATAAAATCCTTGTCGCCTCCGCCAAAGCTGATTATGGTGTGCGGCCATTTGACTACTGCGAGCTACCGACCATGACCCAACACCAGTCCAAAGACCCGATGCACGGCATCACTCTGGAACAGCTTCTGAATAAACTGGTGGAAAACTACGGTTGGTCAGGACTGGCTGAACGAGTTCGCATCAACTGCTTCAGCAGCGATCCCAGCATCAAGTCCAGCCTGAAATTTTTGCGACGCACACCCTGGGCGCGCAAACAGGTGGAAGATCTTTATCTCGACATGGTCGAGCAGGCCGCCAGCGATAACCCTTGGCTACGTGGCGGCAAGTAAGCGCTTAGGCGCGGGCACCTAATTCGATCAACGCCTGATCCAGCGCCTGGCGCAGCAACTGACGATCGTGGCGGTAAGGAATATCCTGTGCTTCCAACGGCTGTTTGATCACCACCCGATCCTGCACTTCACGGGTATCTGCCGTTGGCCCGACAATGACGGCATCAATCATCTGGCGGCCAATTTTCGCCTCCATCAATTCCAGCTTGTTCTTCAGCGTCAAGGCCGCCGCCGCGACGCTTAATTCGCGTCCGAGGTTGTCGATATAAATCATATTGGCGCTGCTGCGACGCAGAGCCTGCGTAAGGTCATCGAGCAACAGCAGAGGCATCAGGCTGGTCAGAAAGCTGCCCGGTCCGATCAGGATCACGTCGGCCTGCGCGATGGCATCCAGCGCTTCGCGCGTGGCGTTGACGTGGGGCGACAGCATCAACTCTTGTGGCATGTCGGTAAGTTGATCGACATTCACCTCACCGTAAACGTGGTTGCCTTCATGATCGTGCGCCATCAGATCCACCGGCTGTTCGGACATCGGGATCAGCGCCGCGTCCACCTTCAGCAGGCTACGCACCAGGTTGATCGCTTCCAATGGGCGTACGCTCAGGTGATCCAGGGCTTTCAACATCAGATTGCCGAGGTTGTGCCCAGACAGCTCGCCGTTGCCGCTGAAGCGGTATTCGAACATCGCGGAAGCCACGCTCGGTTCGGTAATCAGCTGGTTCAGGCAGTTACGGGTATCGCCCCAGGCAATGCCCCCTTCCGAACGGCGAATACGGCCGGTAGAACCGCCGTTATCGGTGGTGGTGACAATACCGGTTAAACGGGAGCCTAAAGACGACAGGGAAGACATCACGCGACCAAGACCATGACCGCCGCCTAATGCCACCACCCGATCGAGATCGGCCAGGGTTCGATTACGCATAAATTTCCTTACAAGGGGGCTTAACTGCCCGCATAAAGTAGCGGATTTGGCGTAAAAACGCGAAAAAGAGTGTGATTTGCGTGATTCCGGTCAATTCGTCTACGTAAAGGGCGTTTATCATGGTTTACCAGATTAGGAACCGCATAAAATCGCTGTATACACAATTATATAGCGAAATTGCGCGTTGGCTATCGCGTTTGTTTAGCGCTAGAATTCTGATGAAAACCACGGTTTCGTTCCGGCTACTCCGACTGCGGGAACTGAGACCAAAACTCCTAGCCTCTGGGCCTACGTTGTTCTGGCGAACAATATGGCGCTTGGGCCGTGGCGAAGTCAGCCACCAGGGTGCAGAGCGGAAACGTTCGCATCTCCCGACTTTGGAAGGTGTTATGGTGCCGCAACTCATTGATGCTTATGAGCGCAAGTTCTATTACTTGCGTTTGTCGATCACCGACGTGTGCAACTTTCGTTGCACCTACTGCTTGCCGGACGGCTACCGCCCGAACGGCAGCCCTAAAACATTCTTGTCGCTTGATGAGATCCGACGCGTCAGTCGCGCATTTGCCGAACTGGGCACCGAAAAAGTGCGCCTGACCGGCGGAGAGCCTTCTCTGCGCCGCGATTTCACCGAGATCATCGCCGCCGTGCGTGAAAACCCGGCCATCCGCCAGCTCGCTGTGACCACCAACGGTTACCGTATGGCGCGCGACGTCGCCGGCTGGCGTGATGCCGGCCTGACTGCAGTCAACGTCAGCGTCGACAGCCTGGATCCCCGCCAATTTCATGCCATTACCGGGCAGGACAAGTTCCGCCAGGTGATGGACGGCATCGACGCCGCCTTTACCGCCGGTTTCAGCAAGGTGAAGGTCAACGCGGTGCTGATGCGTGACGTGAACCACCAACAGCTCGGCACCTTCCTTAACTGGATTAAAGACCGCCCGATTCAGCTGCGCTTTATCGAACTGATGGAAACCGGCGAGGGGGGCGATCTGTTTCGCAAGCACCACGTTTCCGGTGAAGTGATCCGTTTGCAGCTGGAACAGCAGGGCTGGCAGCGCCAGCCGCGCGGCCGCAGCGACGGTCCGGCGCAGGTGTTCAGCCACCCGGATTATCAGGGCGAAGTGGGCTTGATCATGCCGTATGAAAAAGACTTCTGTGCCAGCTGCAACCGGCTGCGTGTTTCCGCTATCGGCAATTTGCACCTGTGTCTGTTCGGTGAGCAGGGCATTGGCCTGCGCGATCTGCTGACGGATGACCAGCAGCTTGATGAACTGAAGGACCGCATCCAGGGCGGGCTGCTGAGTAAAAAACAGACTCACTTCCTGCATCAGGGTAACAGTGGCATAACGCAGAACCTGTCGTTTATCGGCGGATAACTTTTTCAAATTGCACGGGAGCAAGCAATGAGTCATGCCAGCAGTGAATTCATTCCGGTACAAATTGCTATTTTGACCGTTTCGGACAGCCGTGGCGAAGCGGAAGACACCTCGGGCCAGTACCTGCAAGAAGCGGCGCTTGAAGCCGGACACCGGGTAGTGGATCGCGCCATCGTCAAAGACGACAAATATCTGATCCGCGCACGCGTTTCCGCGTGGATCGCAGATGAAAGGGTGCAGGCCGTGCTGATCACCGGGGGCACCGGCTTTACCGCCAGAGACTACACCCCGGAAGCGCTGCTGCCGCTGTTCGATCGTGAAGTGGAAGGCTTCGGCGAACTGTTCCGCATGGTGTCTTATGAAGAGATTGGCACCGCCACTGTCCAGTCGCGAGCGCTGGCCGGTATGGCCAACCAGACGGTGATTTTTGCCATGCCGGGCTCGACCCGCGCCTGCCGTACCGCCTGGGAACGTATTATTGAAGAGCAGTTGGACGCGCGTCACCGCCCGTGCAATTTTCTGCCACATCTGAAGAAATAAAAATTATGACGCAGCTAACTCACATTAACGCCGCGGGCGAAGCTCATATGGTCGACGTTTCAGCCAAAGCAGAAACGGTGCGCGAGGCGTGCGCCGAAGCCTTCGTCGAGATGCTGCCGGCCACGCTGGCGATGATTATCGATGGCAGCCACCATAAGGGCGACGTGTTCGCCACGGCGCGCATCGCCGGTATCCAGGCCGCGAAGCGCACCTGGGAGCTGATCCCGCTGTGCCATCCGCTGATGCTGAGCAAGGTCGAAGTGCAGTTGGAGGCACAGCCGGAACACAGCCGGGTGCGGATTGAAACCTGCTGCCGTCTGACCGGCAAGACCGGTGTTGAAATGGAGGCCTTAACCGCGGCGTCAGTGGCTGCGTTAACCATTTACGACATGTGTAAGGCGGTACAGAAAGACATGGTGATCGGCCCGGTGCGCCTCCTGGCGAAAAGCGGCGGCAAATCCGGTGATTTTAAGGTGGAGCTATGATTAATATTCTGTTTTTTGCTCAGGTGCGCGAACTGGTTGGCACCGGCGATTTATCGATGCCGGCAGATTACCCGACGGTTGAAGCGCTACGTAAGGCGCTGTGTGAACGCGGTGACCGTTGGGCGTTGGCGCTGGAGTCTGGCAAGCTGCTGACCGCGGTGAACCAGTCGCTGGTGGCGGCCGAACATCCGCTGCGTGCCGGCGATGAAGTCGCTTTCTTTCCACCGGTAACCGGAGGTTAAGAGTGGAAAATACCCGTATCCGCGTGGGTGAGGCGCCGTTTAGCGTCGGCGACGAATACCAGTGGTTGGCGCAGTGTGACGATGATGGCGCCGTGGTCACCTTTACCGGCAAGGTACGCAACCATAATCTGGGCGATAACGTCAGTGCACTGACGCTGGAGCATTACCCTGGCATGACCGAAAAAGCGCTGGCGGAGATCCTGGACGAAGCCCGTAGCCGTTGGCCCTTGCAGCGCGCGACGGTGATCCACCGCGTGGGCGAACTGTTTCCCGGTGATGAGATTGTCTTCGTTGGCGTGACCAGTGCGCACCGCAGCATGGCGTTCGAGGCCGCCGAGTTCATCATGGATTACCTGAAAACCCGGGCGCCCTTCTGGAAACGCGAAGCCGTCGGCCAGGGAGACCGTTGGGTCGATGCGCGCGACAGCGATCGGCAGGCCGCGGAACGCTGGCATAAAACTATTAAGTGAACTGAATACCCTATGAATTTTAAGTCGTAACTAGGCGCCCAGCTTACTCATCCCCAGGCGCTTACTAAAGTCAAGTAACTGGGGTGAAAAATCTGCCGGGAGCAGATTTGAACGCTGCTGGCAGCGGCCCCCAAAAGGGGTGTGGCCCATGGACGGGCCACATAATTGAGTGCAGGTAACAACGCTACGGCTTGAAAGGCGACGGGTATAAACAGCGGAAACAAATCAATACCTTTGCCGCTTTGCCATCAGGTTTTATGTGGTACGCTTATAGCAGGCCGAACCCCATAAATGGGGCTCGAAATCTTGTTTCATACGCAAAAGGTAACCGTCATGGACCGATATCCACGCTCTAATGGTTCAATCGTCGAACGTGCCAACAGCGGCATTCAGGCTTATATGGCGCAGGTTTATGGCTGGATGACCTGCGGTATGCTGTTGACGGCGTTTGTTTCCTGGTACGCGGCCAACACGCCTGCGATCCTTAACTTTATCTTCTCCAGCCAGATCACCTTCTTTGGCCTGATTATCGCGCAGTTAGGGCTGGTGTTCGTCATTTCCGGCATGGTTAATCGTCTCAGTGGCACGGTCGCCACCTCGCTGTTTATGCTCTATTCGGCGCTGACCGGGCTGACGCTTTCCAGCATTTTCATCGCTTACACCTACAGCTCGATCGCCAGCACCTTCGTGGTGACCGCCGGCATGTTCGGTGCGATGAGCCTTTATGGCTACACCACCAAGCGTGACCTGAGCGGCTTCGGCAGCATGCTGTTTATGGCGCTGATCGGCATTGTGTTGGCTTCGCTGGTCAATATCTGGCTGAAAAGCACGGCGTTGATGTGGGCGATTACCTACATCGGCGTGGTGGTGTTTGTTGGCCTGACGGCGTACGACACCCAGAAACTGAAGGCCATGGGCGAGCAACTGAACGCCGATGATAAAGACAGCTTCCGCAAATACGCCATTGTCGGCGCGTTGACGCTGTATCTCGATTTCATCAACCTGTTCCTGATGTTGCTGCGCATTTTCGGCAACCGTCGTTAAACGCGATATACACTGTAGGGGCTCAGCATGCTGAGCCCTTTTTTTATGCAATTTTGCGGCGGAACATGGCGTAAGCGGCGCTGCCGGTGGTGGCGGTAATGGCCAACAGCGGCCACAGGCTGTGCCAGATGATGCTGAAACTGGCGTCTTTCAAATAGATCTGCTTGGTGATGTCGGTGAAGTGGCGGATGGGGTTTACCCAGGTAAGGTTTTGCAGCCACACGGGCATATTCTCCACCGGCGAAACATAACCGGAGAGCAGGATGGCCGGCATCATAAACACGAAGACGCCGATAAACGCCTGTTGCTGGGTGGCGCACAGCGACGAAATCAGCAGGCCGAATCCCACCAGCGACAGCCCGTAAATCAACATGGTGCCGTAGAACAGCAGCAGCGAACCGGCGAACGGGATCTGATAGATAAAGATGCCGATCAGCAACACTATACTGGCCTGGAAGGTGGCGACGATCAGCGCCGGCACCGCTTTGCCGATAAAAATCTGCCAGGTGGTCAACGGCGACACCAGCAACTGCTCCAGCGTGCCCTGTTCACGCTCGCGCGCGACCGACAACGATGTGACAATCAGCACGCCAATGGTGGTGATCATGGCGATCAGCGATGGCACCACGAACCACTTGTAATCCAAATTCGGGTTATACCAGTTGCGCACCACCAATTCGCTGTTGTTCGGTTTGGCGCGGCTGCCGATCAGCTCATTTTGGTAATCCTGCACGATTTGTTGCACATAGTTGGCGGCGATCTGCGCGCTGTTGGAGTTGCGCCCATCGAGCAACAACTGCAGCGGGGCCGTATTGCCGCTGGCAATATCCCGTGAGAACTGGGCCGGGAAACGGATCAGCAGCAGCGCTTTTTGGTTATCGATAACGCTTTGTATCTCTTGCGGGCTGCGCAGTAGCAGCACGTGGGAGAAGGCCTTGGCCTTGGCAAAACGCTGGGTCAGCTCGACCGAGGCATGACCGCTGTCTTCGCTGTACACCGCAATGGTGGCATTGGTCACCTCCAGCGTGGCGGCGAAGGGAAACAGCAGCACCTGCAGAATAACCGGCAAAATCAGAATGGCGCGGGTCTGCGGGTCGCGCAGCAGCGATTGCATTTCCTTAATGATTAACGTCCAGAGACGGTGAAACATCTTCTTTCCCCTTAATCCAGCCGCCGCTGGGTTTTCCAGGCCGTCAGGCCGATAAACACCACCGCAGAAGCGATCAGGAACAGCAGGTTAATCATCAACACCGTGCCGACGTTGCCCGCCAGGAACAGCGTTTGCAACGTGCTGACGAAGTAACGCGCCGGAATGATATAAGTGACGGCGCGTACGATGGCCGGCATGCTGTCGATCTGGAAGATAAAGCCGGACAGCATAATCGACGGCAGAAAGGCGGCGTTCAGCGCCACCATCGCCGCGTTAAACTGGTTGCGGGTAATGGTGGAAATCAGCAGCCCCATGCCGAGCGTACTGGCGAGGAACAGGCTGCTGATGACGAACAGAATCAGCAGCGAACCGCGATAGGGCACCCCGAGCACCCACACAGAAACCACCATGCACAGCAGCATGGCGATCATGCCAAGGAAGTAATAGGGCACCAGTTTGGACAACAGCAGTTCGGCCCGTGTCACCTGCGTGGAAAGCAGCGCTTCCATGGTGCCGCGCTCCCATTCGCGGGCGATTACCAACGAGGTGAGGATGGCGCCGATTACCGTCATGATAATGGTGATTGCGCCGGGAATGATGTAATGCCGGCTGATGGCCGCCGGGTTGAACCAATAGCGCATCTGCACGTCGATCAGGGGTTTTTCTTCGTGCCCGCTGTCGGTGGCGCGCTGTTGTTGCCAGATTTGCCACACGCCCTGGGTATAGCCCTGAACGAAGTTGGCGGTATTGGGCTCACTGCCGTCGGTAATGATTTGCAAGGGGGCGTTGTCGTGCGGCCGTGCCATGCGTTGGGCAAAATCATTGGGGATCACCACCAGCCCGCGAATGCGCCCGGCTTGCATCAGCTGGATCAGCTGCTGGCGATTGTCGCTGATGGTGGGCTCGATGTAAGGCGAACCGGTAAAAGCGTTAGCCAGATCGCGCGACTCTTCGCTTTGTTGTTCCATCAAAATCCCCAGCCGCAGCTTGCTGGAATCCAGGTTGATGCCGTAGCCGAAAATAAACAGCAGCATCAGCGGAATGACGAAGGCGATCAGCCCGCTGCTCGGATCGCGCATAATTTGCCGCGTCTCTTTCAGGCACAGCGCGCGTAGCCGCCGCCAGGAGAAACCGCTGTCGTCGGCACTGGCCGTTTCGCTATTCATGCTTTTTCCTCCTGATCATAACCCTGCACCAGTTCGATAAACGCTTGCTCCATCGACGGATTGGGGTTCTCGCTGCTGGCCACCTGATGCTTGAGATCGTCCGGGGTCCCGGCGGCGATGATTTTTCCGCGATACACCAACCCGATGCGATCGCAATATTCCGCCTCGTCCATAAAGTGGGTGGTAACCATGACGGTGACGCCCTTGTCCACCATGCCGTTGATGTGCAGCCAGAATTCACGGCGGGTGAGGGGATCGACACCGGAGGTGGGTTCATCGAGAAATAGGATATCCGGCTCGTGCATCAGCGCGCAGGCCAGCGCCAGCCGCTGTTTGAAGCCGAGCGGCAGCGAATCTGGCGTCTGGTTGATGATGGGGTCGAAGTTGAAGGCGCTGGACATCTCACTGATTTTTTCGCGCTGCGCTTTGCCGCTCAGGCCGTACACGCCGGAGAAAAATTTCAGGTTTTGCGCCACCGTCAGGTTGCCGTACAGCGAGAATTTCTGCGCCATATAGCCCAAATGTTGGCGCGCCTTGCCGGAGCTGGTTTTCAGATCCATCCCCAGCACCAACGCCTTGCCTTCGGTTGGCACCAACAGCCCGCACATCATTTTGAAAGTGGTGGACTTACCGGCCCCGTTGGGGCCCAGCAGGCCAAAAATCTCGCCGCGCTGCACTTTAAAATCCACGTGGTCGGTGGCGGCAAAGTCGCCGAATTTCTTCGTCAGTCCCTGCGCTTCGATCACG contains:
- the uvrB gene encoding excinuclease ABC subunit UvrB is translated as MSKVFKLHSEFKPAGDQPEAIRKLEEGLEDGLAHQTLLGVTGSGKTFTVANVIADLNRPTMVLAPNKTLAAQLYGEMKEFFPDNAVEYFVSYYDYYQPEAYVPSSDTFIEKDASVNEHIEQMRLSATKALLERRDVIVVASVSAIYGLGDPDLYLKMMLHLTKGMIIDQRAILRRLAELQYSRNDQAFQRATFRVRGEVIDVYPAESDELALRIELFDEEVERLSLFDPLTGQIEQEVQRFTIYPKSHYVTPRERILQAMEEIKVDLAERRKVLLANNKLLEEQRLTQRTQFDLEMMNELGYCSGIENYSRYLSGRGEGEPPPTLFDYLPADGLLVVDESHVTIPQIGGMYKGDRSRKETLVEYGFRLPSALDNRPLRFEEFEALAPQTIYVSATPGKYELEKSGGDIIDQVVRPTGLLDPQIEVRPVTTQVDDLLSEIRKRVAINERVLVTTLTKRMAEDLTEYLEEHGERVRYLHSDIDTVERVEIIRDLRLGEFDVLVGINLLREGLDMPEVSLVAILDADKEGFLRSERSLIQTIGRAARNLNGKAILYGDKITDSMARAISETERRRAKQQAFNEENGIVPQGLNKKISDILQLGKPGPRSKGKGKGRAAESAAQYQNLTPKALDQKIRELEAQMYTHAQNLEFEQAAGLRDEIHQLREQFIAIS
- a CDS encoding VF530 family DNA-binding protein; this translates as MTQHQSKDPMHGITLEQLLNKLVENYGWSGLAERVRINCFSSDPSIKSSLKFLRRTPWARKQVEDLYLDMVEQAASDNPWLRGGK
- a CDS encoding gluconeogenesis factor YvcK family protein — its product is MRNRTLADLDRVVALGGGHGLGRVMSSLSSLGSRLTGIVTTTDNGGSTGRIRRSEGGIAWGDTRNCLNQLITEPSVASAMFEYRFSGNGELSGHNLGNLMLKALDHLSVRPLEAINLVRSLLKVDAALIPMSEQPVDLMAHDHEGNHVYGEVNVDQLTDMPQELMLSPHVNATREALDAIAQADVILIGPGSFLTSLMPLLLLDDLTQALRRSSANMIYIDNLGRELSVAAAALTLKNKLELMEAKIGRQMIDAVIVGPTADTREVQDRVVIKQPLEAQDIPYRHDRQLLRQALDQALIELGARA
- the moaA gene encoding GTP 3',8-cyclase MoaA, translated to MVPQLIDAYERKFYYLRLSITDVCNFRCTYCLPDGYRPNGSPKTFLSLDEIRRVSRAFAELGTEKVRLTGGEPSLRRDFTEIIAAVRENPAIRQLAVTTNGYRMARDVAGWRDAGLTAVNVSVDSLDPRQFHAITGQDKFRQVMDGIDAAFTAGFSKVKVNAVLMRDVNHQQLGTFLNWIKDRPIQLRFIELMETGEGGDLFRKHHVSGEVIRLQLEQQGWQRQPRGRSDGPAQVFSHPDYQGEVGLIMPYEKDFCASCNRLRVSAIGNLHLCLFGEQGIGLRDLLTDDQQLDELKDRIQGGLLSKKQTHFLHQGNSGITQNLSFIGG
- the moaB gene encoding molybdenum cofactor biosynthesis protein B; this encodes MSHASSEFIPVQIAILTVSDSRGEAEDTSGQYLQEAALEAGHRVVDRAIVKDDKYLIRARVSAWIADERVQAVLITGGTGFTARDYTPEALLPLFDREVEGFGELFRMVSYEEIGTATVQSRALAGMANQTVIFAMPGSTRACRTAWERIIEEQLDARHRPCNFLPHLKK
- the moaC gene encoding cyclic pyranopterin monophosphate synthase MoaC is translated as MTQLTHINAAGEAHMVDVSAKAETVREACAEAFVEMLPATLAMIIDGSHHKGDVFATARIAGIQAAKRTWELIPLCHPLMLSKVEVQLEAQPEHSRVRIETCCRLTGKTGVEMEALTAASVAALTIYDMCKAVQKDMVIGPVRLLAKSGGKSGDFKVEL
- the moaD gene encoding molybdopterin synthase sulfur carrier subunit, whose product is MINILFFAQVRELVGTGDLSMPADYPTVEALRKALCERGDRWALALESGKLLTAVNQSLVAAEHPLRAGDEVAFFPPVTGG
- the moaE gene encoding molybdopterin synthase catalytic subunit MoaE, producing MENTRIRVGEAPFSVGDEYQWLAQCDDDGAVVTFTGKVRNHNLGDNVSALTLEHYPGMTEKALAEILDEARSRWPLQRATVIHRVGELFPGDEIVFVGVTSAHRSMAFEAAEFIMDYLKTRAPFWKREAVGQGDRWVDARDSDRQAAERWHKTIK
- a CDS encoding Bax inhibitor-1 family protein, whose amino-acid sequence is MDRYPRSNGSIVERANSGIQAYMAQVYGWMTCGMLLTAFVSWYAANTPAILNFIFSSQITFFGLIIAQLGLVFVISGMVNRLSGTVATSLFMLYSALTGLTLSSIFIAYTYSSIASTFVVTAGMFGAMSLYGYTTKRDLSGFGSMLFMALIGIVLASLVNIWLKSTALMWAITYIGVVVFVGLTAYDTQKLKAMGEQLNADDKDSFRKYAIVGALTLYLDFINLFLMLLRIFGNRR
- a CDS encoding ABC transporter permease produces the protein MFHRLWTLIIKEMQSLLRDPQTRAILILPVILQVLLFPFAATLEVTNATIAVYSEDSGHASVELTQRFAKAKAFSHVLLLRSPQEIQSVIDNQKALLLIRFPAQFSRDIASGNTAPLQLLLDGRNSNSAQIAANYVQQIVQDYQNELIGSRAKPNNSELVVRNWYNPNLDYKWFVVPSLIAMITTIGVLIVTSLSVAREREQGTLEQLLVSPLTTWQIFIGKAVPALIVATFQASIVLLIGIFIYQIPFAGSLLLFYGTMLIYGLSLVGFGLLISSLCATQQQAFIGVFVFMMPAILLSGYVSPVENMPVWLQNLTWVNPIRHFTDITKQIYLKDASFSIIWHSLWPLLAITATTGSAAYAMFRRKIA
- a CDS encoding ABC transporter permease, which encodes MNSETASADDSGFSWRRLRALCLKETRQIMRDPSSGLIAFVIPLMLLFIFGYGINLDSSKLRLGILMEQQSEESRDLANAFTGSPYIEPTISDNRQQLIQLMQAGRIRGLVVIPNDFAQRMARPHDNAPLQIITDGSEPNTANFVQGYTQGVWQIWQQQRATDSGHEEKPLIDVQMRYWFNPAAISRHYIIPGAITIIMTVIGAILTSLVIAREWERGTMEALLSTQVTRAELLLSKLVPYYFLGMIAMLLCMVVSVWVLGVPYRGSLLILFVISSLFLASTLGMGLLISTITRNQFNAAMVALNAAFLPSIMLSGFIFQIDSMPAIVRAVTYIIPARYFVSTLQTLFLAGNVGTVLMINLLFLIASAVVFIGLTAWKTQRRLD